CATCCCAACTTAGTCCATTTGACTTTGGGTTTGTTCATCATTGGAATTACCTTTGATATTGTGGGTAAACTGTTCCCCTTTCAAAAGTGGGTCTTCAAGTTTTTAGCAATTCCTGTCCAACCTGCCAACTTTTTTGATGTGGGCTGGTACAACATGATAGGCGCGACTATCATTACTATTTTCACAGTAGCAGCAGGTTTTTATGAAATGCTGCTGGCAACACCACCAGCCGATGTGAAAAGTGCCTGGGGAATGCAAGCAATGGAAACAATGCTTTGGCATGGTGTTGGTGGCGTATTCTTACTAGCGCTGATTTCTGGCATGACCATTTGGAGAGGATGGCAGCGCTTCGTTTGGAGTGAAGACGCAGACCAAGAAGTGCAGTGGAGTTATCTCGCCACAGGTATGGCAGTTATGTTAATCCTGTACGTCCACGGCACACTAGG
The window above is part of the Nodularia spumigena CCY9414 genome. Proteins encoded here:
- a CDS encoding DUF2231 domain-containing protein; protein product: MNSQLIDQLSSQLGANGLPYSIPIHPNLVHLTLGLFIIGITFDIVGKLFPFQKWVFKFLAIPVQPANFFDVGWYNMIGATIITIFTVAAGFYEMLLATPPADVKSAWGMQAMETMLWHGVGGVFLLALISGMTIWRGWQRFVWSEDADQEVQWSYLATGMAVMLILYVHGTLGAQMAAEFGIHNTADSLLRLGEDLNTMLK